A genomic stretch from Leptotrichia sp. HSP-536 includes:
- a CDS encoding alpha-ketoacid dehydrogenase subunit beta encodes METKLMSVKEAIIIAMSEEMRKDENVFLMGEDVGIFGGDFGTSVGMLEEFGPERIKDMPISESAISGAAIGAAMTGLRPVVDVTFMDFIVYMMDNIVNQAAKTRYMFGGKGQVPVTFRCAAGSGVGSAAQHSQSLESWFTHIPGVKVVAPGTPADVKGLLKSSIRDNNPVIFLEYKAQYNMKGEVPTDPEFVIPLGKGEIKKEGKDITIVTYGRMLERVMKAAEIAESEGISVEVVDPRTLIPLDKEIILNSVKKTGRVILVNDAHKTSGFIGEISAIISESETFDYLDHPIVRLAGEDVPIPYNHTLETAMVPSVEKIVEAIRKVKNKQ; translated from the coding sequence ATGGAAACAAAGTTGATGTCTGTAAAAGAGGCAATTATTATAGCAATGTCGGAAGAGATGAGAAAAGATGAAAATGTATTTTTAATGGGAGAAGATGTAGGAATTTTTGGAGGAGATTTTGGAACATCTGTTGGAATGCTGGAAGAATTTGGGCCGGAAAGAATAAAAGATATGCCAATTTCAGAATCTGCAATTTCTGGAGCTGCAATTGGTGCGGCAATGACAGGTCTTCGTCCGGTAGTTGATGTAACATTTATGGATTTTATTGTTTATATGATGGATAACATTGTAAATCAGGCGGCAAAAACTAGATATATGTTTGGTGGAAAAGGGCAAGTGCCTGTAACATTCAGATGTGCGGCAGGTTCTGGAGTTGGGTCAGCGGCACAGCATTCACAGTCACTTGAGTCTTGGTTTACTCACATTCCAGGAGTAAAAGTTGTTGCACCGGGGACGCCTGCAGATGTAAAAGGACTTTTAAAATCATCAATTCGTGATAATAACCCAGTAATTTTTCTTGAATACAAAGCTCAATATAATATGAAAGGTGAAGTTCCTACAGATCCTGAATTTGTTATTCCTTTAGGAAAAGGAGAAATTAAAAAAGAAGGAAAAGATATTACAATTGTAACTTACGGAAGAATGCTGGAAAGAGTAATGAAGGCGGCAGAAATTGCAGAAAGTGAAGGGATTAGCGTAGAAGTGGTAGATCCTAGGACATTGATTCCGCTAGACAAGGAAATTATTTTGAATTCTGTTAAAAAAACAGGAAGAGTAATTTTAGTAAATGATGCTCACAAAACAAGCGGGTTTATCGGAGAAATTTCTGCAATTATTTCAGAAAGTGAGACATTTGATTATTTGGATCATCCAATTGTGAGATTAGCTGGAGAAGATGTACCAATACCTTATAATCACACTCTTGAAACAGCGATGGTTCCAAGCGTGGA